A window of Dehalococcoidia bacterium contains these coding sequences:
- a CDS encoding zinc-binding dehydrogenase codes for MKAAVFHGPRDVRTEDVPDPVLLPGDVLIRVRACGICGSDLHTYKHGLFPELGVPIDSGRILGHEFSGDVADVNGEVPGISVGDRVTSIFMGGNAELVRIPALVTPAVFRLPDSVSYEEAATVEPLANSVHAVGLANVGGGETCVVLGVGIIGLGMIQVLKAKAPGTIIAVDLSDRRLEMAKELGAEVVINAAREDAYARVIDLTGSVPIGWTETAEPAANVDVVFDCAGAAIGQEGSSLQEGLRLVKENGKVIVVAVPERPVEIQSALLVRKGASIIGSWAWTLDEFREALALIADKRVERQCLVTHEFPLERAKEAYETALSADECIKVVLKP; via the coding sequence GTGAAAGCAGCGGTCTTCCACGGCCCGCGAGACGTGAGGACGGAAGACGTCCCCGATCCCGTTCTCCTGCCGGGCGACGTGCTTATTAGGGTCCGCGCCTGCGGCATCTGCGGCTCCGACCTCCATACCTACAAGCACGGTCTCTTTCCCGAGCTGGGCGTCCCCATCGACTCCGGCCGCATTCTCGGGCATGAGTTCAGCGGCGACGTGGCGGACGTGAACGGCGAGGTGCCCGGGATAAGCGTCGGCGATCGCGTCACGTCCATCTTCATGGGGGGCAACGCCGAGCTGGTGCGCATACCGGCGCTCGTGACCCCTGCCGTGTTCCGTCTCCCCGACAGCGTGAGCTACGAGGAGGCGGCGACGGTCGAGCCGCTGGCGAACTCCGTGCACGCCGTCGGCCTGGCGAACGTCGGCGGCGGCGAGACGTGCGTCGTGCTGGGCGTCGGCATCATCGGCCTGGGCATGATCCAGGTGTTGAAGGCGAAAGCGCCGGGCACGATCATCGCTGTCGACCTGTCAGACAGGCGGCTGGAGATGGCGAAGGAGCTGGGCGCGGAAGTGGTCATCAACGCCGCCAGGGAGGACGCCTACGCGCGGGTCATCGATCTCACGGGCTCCGTGCCCATCGGCTGGACGGAGACAGCCGAGCCGGCCGCAAACGTCGACGTCGTGTTCGATTGCGCGGGGGCCGCCATCGGCCAGGAAGGGTCGAGCCTGCAAGAAGGGCTGCGGCTGGTTAAGGAGAACGGGAAGGTGATCGTCGTCGCCGTGCCGGAGCGGCCGGTCGAAATCCAGTCCGCACTGCTCGTGCGCAAAGGGGCGTCGATTATCGGCTCGTGGGCATGGACGCTCGACGAGTTCCGCGAGGCGCTTGCGCTCATCGCTGACAAAAGGGTCGAGCGGCAGTGCCTCGTGACACATGAGTTCCCGCTGGAGAGGGCGAAGGAGGCCTACGAGACGGCCCT
- a CDS encoding SDR family oxidoreductase, with translation MKLEGKTALVTGGGGGIGRGITLCLAEEGAAVAVADIDLERARAVAEEASKLGPRCFPLQVDVSVPEQIDEMMARALKEFGKLDILVNNAGAGSRPGRQTGEPETVEDWDYVYKVNLRAYYLTYRAISPQMIERRYGKIINVASIAGRQGGGPWFLIPYRATKAGVINLSQSMAAQMAPYGVNVNAVCPGIIWTSMWEQLAAEIRHEMPGLENLELKQVFDFAVSGTIAMQREQTPEDIGRAVAFLASDDAKNITGQALNVDGGAQMN, from the coding sequence ATGAAGCTGGAGGGCAAGACGGCGCTGGTGACCGGCGGCGGGGGCGGCATCGGGCGGGGCATAACGCTCTGTCTCGCCGAAGAAGGGGCGGCTGTCGCGGTGGCGGACATCGATCTCGAGCGGGCGCGCGCGGTCGCCGAAGAGGCGTCGAAACTGGGGCCGCGCTGCTTCCCCCTGCAGGTCGACGTCTCCGTGCCGGAACAGATCGACGAGATGATGGCGCGGGCGTTGAAGGAGTTCGGCAAGCTCGACATCCTCGTGAACAACGCGGGGGCCGGCTCCCGTCCGGGACGGCAGACGGGGGAGCCGGAGACGGTCGAAGACTGGGACTACGTATACAAAGTGAACCTCCGCGCCTACTACCTGACGTACAGGGCGATATCGCCGCAAATGATAGAGCGACGTTACGGAAAGATCATCAACGTGGCGTCGATTGCCGGCAGACAGGGCGGCGGCCCCTGGTTCCTCATTCCCTACCGGGCGACGAAGGCGGGCGTCATCAACCTGTCGCAGTCGATGGCGGCGCAGATGGCGCCCTACGGCGTCAACGTGAACGCCGTCTGTCCGGGGATCATCTGGACGAGCATGTGGGAGCAGCTCGCCGCCGAGATCCGGCACGAGATGCCGGGCCTGGAGAACCTGGAGCTGAAGCAGGTCTTTGACTTCGCGGTCTCGGGGACGATTGCGATGCAGAGAGAGCAAACGCCTGAGGACATCGGGCGGGCCGTCGCCTTCCTGGCGTCGGACGATGCGAAAAACATTACCGGGCAGGCGCTAAACGTCGACGGCGGCGCCCAGATGAACTGA